CGCCGCTGACGCCGCGGCAGCACTTCGCGGACGATCAAACCTTTCGCTTCGAGCCGGACCGCGAGATCGGCCGTGGTCGACGTGTCGAGCGCGACCCGCTGCGCGAGCGTCACCTGATCGAGCCCCGGATTCTCGTACAGCATCCGCAGCACCGCGTACTGCACGGGCGTCACGTCCCGGCCCAGCTTCTCGTAGAACATCGCGACCGCGATCTGGTGCGCGCGCCGGATCAGATGCCCGGGTTCGTCGTACAGGTCGATCGGGAAAGCCGGCAGGTCGGCGGGAGTCGTTTTTTCCATGAATGAGTCGATGACATAGGCGGCACGCACCGGTTGCGCGCACCGTCGGCATGGCGCTGCTTCGCGCCATTTCCCGGGAAAACCAGTATACCGCCCGCCTTGCCCCGGCCCATATCGATGAGTACACTGAATCTCATTCAGTACACGGAATGAAGATCGGGCCGCCTCCCCGGCGGCACCGCCCCGAAGGAGACAAGGAACATGTTTCTCAAGAACGCGTGGTACGTGGCATGCACGCCCGACGAGATCGACGGCAAGCCGCTGGGCCGCAAGATCTGCAACGAATCGATGGTGCTGTACCGCGCGGCGGACGGCCAGGTCGCGGCGCTCGAGGATTTCTGCCCGCACCGCGGCGCGCCGCTGTCGCTCGGGTTCGTGCGCGACGGCGTGCTCGTGTGCGGCTATCACGGGCTCGAAATGGGCTGCAACGGCAAGCCGGCCGGCATGCCGGGCCAGCGCGTCGGCGGGTTTCCGTCGATTCGCAGCTTCCCGGCGGTCGAGCGGTACGGCTTCGTGTGGGTCTGGCCGGGCGATGCGTCCGAAGCCGATCCCGCCAAACTGCCGGCGCTCGCCTGGGCCGAGGACCCGGCCTGGGCGCACGGCGGCGGCCTGTATCACATCCGCTGCGATTACCGGCTGATGATCGACAACCTGATGGACCTCACGCACGAAACCTACGTGCATGCGTCGAGCATCGGCCAGAAGGAAATCGACGAAGCGCCGCCGAAGACCACCAGCCATGGCGACGAAGTCGTCACGAGCCGCTTCATGGAAAACGTGATGCCGCCGCCGTTCTGGCGAATGGCGCTGCGCGGCAACGGCCTCGCCGACGACATCCCGGTCGACCGCTGGCAGATCTGCCGCTTCACGCCGCCGAGCCACGTGATGATCGAAGTAGGCGTCGCGCATGCGGGCCACGGCGGCTACGATGCGCCGCCGAACAAGAAGGCGTCGTCGATCGTGGTCGACTTCATCACGCCCGAGACCGACACGTCGATCTGGTACTTCTGGGGATGGCGCGCAACTTCCGGCCCGACGACGCCGCGCTGACCGCCGAGATCCGCGAAGGCCAGGGCAAGATCTTCGCGGAGGATCTCGAGATGCTCGAGCGCCAGCAGCGCAATCTCGAGCAATGGCCCGAGCGCACGCTCCTCAAGCTCAACATCGATGCCGGCGGCGTGCTGTCGCGCAAGGTGATCGACCGGCTGCTCGCCGCCGAACACGCGGCGAGCCCGCAGCGGCCCGTGATTCCGGTCGCGCAGGTCAAGGCGGCGTCATGAGCGGCGCGACCTTGACGGTTCGGGTCGCGCGCAAGTGGCAGGAAGCGCGCGACATCTGCGGCTTCGAACTCGTCAGCGATGACGGCTCGCCCTTGCCGCGCTTTGACGCCGGCGCCCATATCGACGTGCATCTGCCCGGCGGGCTCGTGCGCCAGTACTCGCTGTGCAACCATCCGGAGCAACGCGATCGCT
This is a stretch of genomic DNA from Burkholderia cenocepacia. It encodes these proteins:
- a CDS encoding MarR family winged helix-turn-helix transcriptional regulator — protein: MEKTTPADLPAFPIDLYDEPGHLIRRAHQIAVAMFYEKLGRDVTPVQYAVLRMLYENPGLDQVTLAQRVALDTSTTADLAVRLEAKGLIVREVLPRRQRRLLLTPAGVELLTHLIPSVTELRAGLFDGMGEDDSQELMRLLRKFVHLNNEQSRAPLRVSEDS